Proteins encoded by one window of Arachis ipaensis cultivar K30076 chromosome B04, Araip1.1, whole genome shotgun sequence:
- the LOC107635087 gene encoding E3 ubiquitin-protein ligase RHA1B, translated as MGFPVGYTEVLVPNIFLRLLTFLAALRNLVLSLFRLLGLSELLDTTTTDPYPLSWTQAHQAQFRPTTTTTTTTIPSLSAILIREFLPVMKFSDLAGAGDFIPATTENGCAVCLSEFSGEDEIRCMANCRHVFHRGCVDRWMDHDQRTCPLCRTPFVPDHKVNEYNQRLWEASGVAEFYAD; from the coding sequence ATGGGGTTCCCCGTAGGCTACACGGAAGTCCTCGTCCCAAACATCTTCCTCCGCCTCCTCACCTTCCTCGCCGCCCTCCGAAACCTCGTACTCTCCCTCTTCCGCCTCCTCGGCCTCTCCGAACTCCTCGACACTACCACCACCGACCCCTACCCTCTCTCTTGGACCCAGGCCCACCAGGCCCAATTCcggcccaccaccaccaccaccacaaccaccatcCCTTCCCTCTCCGCTATCCTCATCCGCGAATTCCTCCCCGTCATGAAATTCAGCGACCTAGCCGGCGCCGGAGATTTCATTCCGGCCACGACGGAGAACGGATGCGCTGTTTGCTTGAGCGAATTCTCCGGGGAAGACGAGATCAGGTGTATGGCGAACTGCAGACACGTGTTCCATCGCGGTTGCGTGGACCGTTGGATGGACCACGATCAAAGGACTTGCCCTCTCTGTAGGACTCCTTTCGTTCCCGATCACAAGGTGAACGAGTACAACCAACGCCTCTGGGAAGCTTCTGGAGTAGCGGAATTCTACGCAGATTAA
- the LOC107635084 gene encoding kinesin-like protein KIN-4A — MDAMETASQSGDHELAEELLVHLIDQLSEAKKRERAFTNRECWNQLHLMGKAKNLLQYMFNLVMLGALFDVNSFFSAIRRLMTFIRK, encoded by the exons ATGGATGCCATGGAGACAGCCTCACAATCTGGTGATCATGAACTTGCGGAGGAGTTGCTCGTTCATTTAATTGATCAG CTTTCCGAGGCAAAGAAACGAGAACGGGCCTTTACGAATAGGGAATGCTGGAATCAGTTGCACTTAATGGGAAAAGCCAAGAATTTGCTTCAATATATGTTCAACTTGGTCATGCTAGGTGCTTTATTTGACGTCAATAGTTTTTTCTCTGCTATCAGAAGATTAATGACTTTTATTAGAAAATAG